One window from the genome of Oscillatoria sp. FACHB-1406 encodes:
- a CDS encoding helix-turn-helix transcriptional regulator: MGLIRLRVKELAKEKGWTLKEVSERSGITYSTVRSYAHSPSLATVDYTALRKLARVFDLAIDDIVEVLEE, encoded by the coding sequence ATGGGATTAATTCGGCTGCGAGTCAAGGAACTAGCGAAAGAAAAAGGTTGGACGCTCAAAGAAGTATCGGAGCGATCGGGTATTACTTATAGCACTGTCAGAAGCTATGCTCATTCTCCGAGTTTGGCAACAGTAGACTACACCGCTTTACGGAAACTTGCGCGCGTTTTCGACTTGGCAATTGACGATATTGTGGAAGTTTTGGAAGAATAA